The genomic stretch aaccaagaacaagacgAAGAAGGCAAAGGAAACTAGGGTTCCTCAAACTTCTATTGCCAAAAGAAAGGCAAAGGTGGTTTGGACAAATTCACTTCACAACCGGTTCTTACAAGCCATTAGACTAATAGGGCTTGACAGTAAGTCTATGATCCTTTATAATTTGACTCCAAATTTCTGTCCCTCATTAATGTTcttaatttgttcttttcagAGGCAGTTCCAAAGAAGATCCTTGAGTTCATGAATGTGCCTGGGTTGACTAGAGAAAATGTTGCCAGCCATTTACAGGTTTGCCCTTTATATATTAACAATTAATGCTTTGTTTTAGTATTGAATCTAAGCTGGGTTGTTTATGGATGTAGAAGTATAGAATTTTCTTGAAACGAGTTGCTGAAAAGGGAGCTTGtaattcaatgaagatatATTCAGATTGCACTTTACTAAGATCAAGCTTTGCTTCTTCTcactttcaatttcaatccCCATTATACACACCAAAATTCCAATCCCAACATCCATATTTGCTTGAAGAACAACAATTAATGGCTCCCTTAAACTACCCATCTCCTCTTTTGGGAGCCAATTATATCTCACATCCCACCCCtccaaaccctaatcttgAAATTGAAAACTCTTTGACCCTCAATAAACCTAACTTCCCTTTCAATGGGCTTGTCTCGAGTTCGACTCGGAACGATCATAATTTCGTGTCAATCGAAAATGAAAACCCTAATGGAGGGTTGAGGTTGAATGATAATGGGGTAGCCAATCATGTCCAAGCTACTCATGATCACAACAATGGGGGATTTTGTGGGAATTTTGAAGGTACAAACCAAGTTTTAGAGAACAAAAATGTGGAGGAGAATGGTGTTGTGTTAGTGTCACCAAAAGAAGGTAATGACACCATTGCATTTGGAGATCAAATTGGTGAACACCAAAATTGCTTTGATGTTCTTAGTGAGATCTTCATGGGGCACAACCACCACAATCAAACTTCTTTAAGGGTACGTTTAGTAgttcatattttttctaacatttttACAAAAGGGTTATATAAGGATTAACATTATATGTTGTTTAGAGGGACGAAATGGGTGATATGGAGCTCTCTCATATGTGGAATGGAATTGAAATGGAGGCTTCATCAAAGCAAGATCTTCAACCCTCAACCCTCTCTGCCCAGGCAATGCATACTCATTCCTCTTGCAAGCTTCCCTAAATCTTATTCTATAATAGGAAACTCTTGATTTGTGACTCATTCCTCTTGCAAGCTTCCCTAAATCTTATTCTATAATAGGAAACTCTTGATTCgtcacaaatttaaattatttgacaTATGTTCTCGTGATTTGCAGGGTTGGGACGACGATATGTTACGAACCTTTTTGGGTGATGCTTCATTTTCATAATAGAGGAAGAGCTACTCTCAGTCTACAGTCTAACCGCTAGGagataaaattcattttagaTCACatgatttgtatttgtatGAATCTCACGGTATGAATGTATATGAATTGTATTGGATGATGTTCAAGTTTCCTTCCACAATAGAGATAATTTAGgaacaaaaatattgaattaactTCTTACCatatacacacacaaacaTTTCCTTCCAAAATCTAATGATTGGGagttttaaattgaaaaaaatagcCGTTAGCTTGAAGTGAGTGAAAGAACACTCcataaaatgtatatatatatagagggAAAAGATGTACCGAATCTGCATCAAAATCTTGGTTCTCTTATTTTGTTCCAAAATTTGTCGATCCAAAGATTCTAGCATGATCTCTGGTCGTTGTGCAGCTTGTAAGTATTTGAGAAGAAGATGTCCTTCCGATTGCAtcttttcccctttctttccttccaacaatcctcaaagATTCGCCATTGTTCATCGAATCTATGGTGCCAGCAATGTCGCCAAATTCCTCCATgtaatctcttcttcttcttttataaaCTATATTATGAGTTTCtggtatttaatttaatttgatatcattttatttgataatcAGCAACTCCCTCTGCATCTACGACCCGAAGCAGCCGAAACTTTGTTTTTTGAGGCAAAATGCAGAATTGAAGATCCAGTTTATGGATGTGTTGGAATTATTTCTCAATTACAACATCAATTACACGTGGCAGAAACCCAGTTGGCCAAAACTCGGGCTGAGATTGCATTTCTCGCTTCCAACCTCCAAGAAGCCCAACCACAAGATTTTGCAGTTCAGCCCATTCAAGGCCCAAATACTATTGGGTTCTCTCAGATTGGGCTTTCCACTCCAGCCCATTGGTTTAATTCATAGCACGTTGTAAACATGACAAAACTCCTTTCActtcttttaaatcttttttagaatgaaaatgataacatagcttccaattttttaaatccttgctcctctttcttcattttggtGCACGTCCCATTTACATCTCACTTTTCTCCGcttaataaacttaaaaaattcgTTTATAAGGaggtggaaacttctctctaatagatacgagaggaatgaaaaatatgttaattGGAAGAATTTAGTCGGCAGTATAGTGTGGGAAAGTGGTGTGACACGTCAAAAAGAAACatagaaagagagattgatATTGAATACCATTTTGACATGTGTTGTGTACTCCTAATTCGTCAGCCCTACGTACCAACCAAAATGGGAACACAGCCTTTAAAAGTGGCGCAGACAGAGacacaaatgaaaaaagacagataaaagtcaaagaaaagaattaggAGAGGAACATTCTTGTTTTGTTGGTTGGAAGATGAAGATGTGTATCAAAAGCTATAAAGGAGGAGAGGGGATTGGTTCAAACCCCTCTTTACGACTCACAACTTTTAACGCAGCCCAACTTCCTGTGGCTCGACATTTGTCCACTTTTTATCTTCACTTATCCCaatgcctttttctttttccttttcctttttgtatcCTATATTTCTACCACTTTTCTCGTGTGAATTAAAGATTGGATTTCAATCTTCTTCGTCTTTGCCACCTTCCAACCTCCTGTCTTTGACACTTGTCTCTCTCT from Cucurbita pepo subsp. pepo cultivar mu-cu-16 unplaced genomic scaffold, ASM280686v2 Cp4.1_scaffold000805, whole genome shotgun sequence encodes the following:
- the LOC111785887 gene encoding two-component response regulator ARR14-like, whose protein sequence is MDEEDGRCESVLESRMLSVDIHILLVDDDATSLAVVSAMLRLCKYQVVTRRSPIEALDTLRAKKGFFDLVVTDLHMPQMNGLQLQKQVTKEFKLPVIMMSADEKPSVILKSLEEGVSFYMVKPISLDDVKQVWQYAITPKQTRTIIRPQFSIDKPSKKEIIKLSKSERTKNKTKKAKETRVPQTSIAKRKAKVVWTNSLHNRFLQAIRLIGLDKAVPKKILEFMNVPGLTRENVASHLQKYRIFLKRVAEKGACNSMKIYSDCTLLRSSFASSHFQFQSPLYTPKFQSQHPYLLEEQQLMAPLNYPSPLLGANYISHPTPPNPNLEIENSLTLNKPNFPFNGLVSSSTRNDHNFVSIENENPNGGLRLNDNGVANHVQATHDHNNGGFCGNFEGTNQVLENKNVEENGVVLVSPKEGNDTIAFGDQIGEHQNCFDVLSEIFMGHNHHNQTSLRRDEMGDMELSHMWNGIEMEASSKQDLQPSTLSAQGWDDDMLRTFLGDASFS